A window of the Candidatus Paraluminiphilus aquimaris genome harbors these coding sequences:
- a CDS encoding glycosyltransferase family 4 protein, with product MNSPLPHSATASPGGALKPLRIALLGYRSAPHSGGQGVYLNYLSRYLRKRGHSVTVISGPPYPELDDDIALVKLDSLDLYEHGLGSVRLRHFFSRLERIEWFSKLTGGFAEPYTFGERVKRWFIGREQDFDIIHDNQTIADGVLDLQARGLPLVTTIHHPITRDYRVALEAEPKWYMRLLIHRWHSFLLMQKRVAPQLKSVVTVSSASATDICTDFGVSPEAISVMHLGVDTTLFRPAPQTTREPHRLMTTASADAPLKGLSYLLKAMALLRPEYPEMKLTLVGRPKPDGETQRLIDSLGLADCIECCKGISHEEMVEKYAFASVAVVPSIYEGFGLPAVEAMACGVPLVSTSGGALAEVVSDAALVVSPGDSDALAQQIRRLFDDQSLRAEYAARGLERVERHFCWERCAERMEAYYRERIASC from the coding sequence GTGAACTCTCCCTTACCTCATAGCGCCACTGCGTCACCGGGCGGCGCCTTAAAGCCCCTGCGCATTGCCTTGTTAGGTTATCGTTCTGCGCCCCACTCCGGCGGGCAAGGGGTTTATCTCAATTACCTCTCTCGGTATTTGCGCAAGCGAGGCCACAGTGTCACGGTTATATCAGGCCCGCCCTATCCCGAATTGGATGACGACATTGCGTTAGTAAAGCTCGATAGCCTCGATTTGTACGAGCACGGACTGGGTTCGGTGAGGCTTCGGCATTTTTTTTCGCGCCTTGAACGCATTGAGTGGTTCAGCAAATTGACCGGTGGTTTCGCGGAACCCTATACCTTTGGTGAGCGAGTAAAACGGTGGTTCATTGGTCGCGAACAAGACTTCGATATCATCCACGACAATCAAACCATTGCCGATGGTGTTCTCGATCTTCAAGCTCGAGGCCTGCCACTTGTTACGACAATCCATCATCCGATTACCCGCGACTATCGTGTGGCGCTTGAGGCGGAACCTAAGTGGTACATGCGGTTATTGATACATCGCTGGCATAGCTTCTTACTGATGCAAAAGCGCGTAGCGCCACAGTTAAAGTCGGTGGTCACGGTGTCGAGCGCATCAGCCACTGACATCTGTACGGACTTCGGTGTCTCGCCCGAGGCAATCTCTGTTATGCATTTAGGCGTCGATACGACGTTGTTTCGCCCCGCGCCGCAGACAACGCGAGAGCCCCATCGCCTTATGACAACGGCTTCTGCTGACGCACCCTTAAAGGGTCTTTCTTATCTCTTAAAAGCCATGGCGTTACTCAGACCTGAGTACCCTGAAATGAAGCTGACGTTAGTGGGTCGCCCTAAACCCGATGGCGAGACGCAGCGGCTTATTGACTCCCTTGGGCTTGCCGACTGCATTGAATGTTGTAAAGGCATCAGTCATGAGGAGATGGTTGAGAAATATGCCTTCGCAAGTGTGGCGGTTGTACCCTCTATTTATGAGGGATTTGGCCTGCCCGCAGTCGAGGCAATGGCGTGTGGCGTGCCCCTTGTCTCCACCAGCGGCGGGGCCTTAGCTGAGGTGGTATCTGATGCGGCTCTGGTTGTGTCGCCGGGTGACAGCGATGCCCTCGCTCAACAAATTCGCAGATTATTTGACGACCAGTCGCTCAGAGCTGAGTATGCGGCTCGGGGGCTCGAGCGAGTTGAACGGCATTTTTGCTGGGAGCGCTGTGCTGAGCGCATGGAAGCGTATTACCGAGAGCGCATTGCCTCATGTTAA
- the ilvD gene encoding dihydroxy-acid dehydratase has protein sequence MPEYRSRTSTAGRNMAGARALWRATGMKDDDFEKPIIAVVNSFTQFVPGHVHLKDLGQLVAREIENAGGVAKEFNTIAVDDGIAMGHDGMLYSLPSRDIIADSVEYMVNAHCADAMVCISNCDKITPGMLNAAMRLNIPVVFVSGGPMEAGKTALSEHKLDLVDAMVIAADSSADDAKVEAYERSACPTCGSCSGMFTANSMNCLTEALGLSLPGNGSLLATHADRKALFLEAGRVVVDLTRRYYIEDDASVLPRNIANRAAFENAMCLDIAMGGSTNTILHLLAAAQEAELDFTMTDIDALSRNVPQLCKVAPSTPLYHMEDVHRAGGVLAILGELSRSGKLNSDCNTVHSPSIGEAIRNWDITTTDNAVALERFKAGPAGIPTQEAFSQSTRWPALDLDREGGCIRSAEHAYSEEGGLAVLFGNIAEDGCVVKTAGVEDELLVFEGRAHVCESQEDAVADILEDRVKAGDVVIVRYEGPRGGPGMQEMLYPTSYIKSKGLGKACALITDGRFSGGTSGLSIGHVSPEAAAGGAIALVNNGDRILIDIPNRTINVQLDQEELDARRDVQAATGFKPVKSRPRKVSPALKFYAKTVTSADRGAVRDLSLLDD, from the coding sequence ATGCCCGAGTATCGTTCCAGAACCTCCACCGCCGGCCGGAATATGGCCGGAGCGCGAGCGCTTTGGCGCGCGACAGGCATGAAGGACGACGATTTCGAAAAGCCGATTATTGCCGTCGTGAACTCGTTCACTCAGTTTGTACCGGGCCACGTTCACCTAAAGGACCTAGGACAGCTGGTCGCGCGCGAAATCGAAAATGCCGGAGGCGTTGCCAAAGAGTTCAACACCATCGCAGTCGATGACGGCATTGCCATGGGGCACGACGGTATGCTCTACAGCCTGCCATCGCGTGACATTATTGCGGACTCGGTTGAGTACATGGTGAATGCGCATTGCGCGGATGCCATGGTCTGTATCTCAAACTGCGACAAGATTACGCCCGGGATGTTAAACGCCGCCATGCGTCTCAACATTCCCGTGGTCTTCGTGTCAGGCGGACCCATGGAAGCGGGCAAAACAGCGCTTTCAGAGCATAAACTCGACCTCGTAGATGCGATGGTTATCGCAGCCGACAGCAGTGCGGACGATGCAAAAGTTGAGGCTTATGAGCGTTCTGCCTGCCCCACATGTGGCTCCTGTTCAGGCATGTTCACTGCAAACTCTATGAACTGCCTGACCGAGGCGCTCGGACTTAGTTTACCGGGTAACGGTTCTTTGCTGGCCACCCACGCCGACAGAAAGGCGCTGTTTTTAGAAGCGGGCCGAGTGGTCGTTGATCTCACTCGACGTTATTACATCGAAGACGACGCCTCCGTACTTCCACGAAATATTGCCAATCGTGCCGCTTTTGAGAATGCGATGTGTCTCGACATTGCCATGGGCGGCTCGACCAATACCATTTTGCATTTATTAGCTGCCGCGCAAGAAGCCGAGCTCGATTTCACGATGACCGACATCGACGCGCTTTCGCGCAACGTGCCCCAGCTGTGCAAAGTGGCGCCGAGCACCCCCCTCTATCACATGGAGGATGTCCATCGCGCAGGGGGTGTTCTCGCCATTTTGGGCGAGCTCTCACGATCAGGAAAGCTCAACAGCGACTGCAATACAGTTCACAGTCCGAGTATTGGAGAAGCCATTAGAAATTGGGACATCACCACCACCGATAACGCGGTCGCTCTTGAACGCTTTAAAGCAGGACCAGCGGGTATTCCAACGCAGGAAGCGTTCAGTCAATCAACACGTTGGCCGGCACTCGACTTAGATCGTGAAGGGGGCTGTATTCGCTCAGCGGAACATGCCTACTCTGAAGAAGGCGGCTTAGCCGTACTGTTTGGCAACATCGCTGAGGACGGCTGTGTCGTTAAAACCGCCGGCGTTGAAGACGAGCTCCTCGTTTTTGAGGGTAGGGCGCACGTTTGTGAGAGCCAAGAGGATGCAGTGGCCGATATTCTCGAAGACCGCGTAAAGGCCGGCGATGTGGTTATCGTACGGTATGAAGGTCCGCGTGGTGGCCCTGGCATGCAGGAAATGCTCTATCCCACGAGCTACATAAAATCGAAGGGCCTGGGCAAAGCCTGCGCACTGATTACGGACGGTCGTTTTTCTGGGGGCACCTCTGGACTGTCAATCGGTCACGTGTCGCCAGAAGCTGCCGCAGGGGGTGCAATTGCCCTAGTGAACAATGGGGACCGAATCTTGATCGATATCCCGAATCGCACAATTAACGTTCAGCTTGATCAGGAAGAGCTCGATGCACGCCGTGACGTCCAGGCGGCGACAGGCTTCAAGCCAGTCAAAAGCCGACCGCGAAAAGTGAGTCCCGCACTGAAGTTCTACGCGAAGACGGTAACCAGTGCTGACAGAGGCGCGGTGAGAGATCTATCCCTGCTCGACGACTAA
- a CDS encoding alpha/beta hydrolase: protein MDKVTGELSSGLFYRFWPATGQADSVVLISHGLGEHSGRYEHVAAAFNAAGFSVFALDHLGHGHSPGKRAFINRFTDLTEGVSELRAHIAKEMPALPVFLVGHSLGGLIAASVVLSAEQDYEGLIMTGPALGVPTPPPSWQVLLLRVFSALTPGLKALELDANAICRDQAVVEAYVADPLVHHQNIPARMVVSLFDEGASVMSRAQDISLPVLLLHGEADQLTSSAASQEFVETLGSSDKQCTIYEGMYHELFNEPEQDEILSRCCEWISKHLTKGQP, encoded by the coding sequence ATGGATAAGGTAACGGGTGAGCTGAGTAGCGGTCTGTTCTATCGATTCTGGCCGGCCACGGGCCAGGCCGATTCGGTTGTGCTTATAAGCCACGGCTTGGGTGAGCACTCGGGGCGATACGAACATGTTGCCGCCGCCTTTAATGCGGCTGGCTTTAGTGTCTTTGCGCTGGATCACCTTGGTCACGGACATTCCCCAGGCAAGCGTGCCTTTATCAATCGATTTACCGACTTAACCGAGGGCGTCTCGGAGCTGCGTGCCCACATTGCAAAAGAGATGCCCGCCTTGCCGGTTTTCCTCGTAGGACACAGTTTGGGCGGCCTGATTGCAGCCAGTGTGGTGTTAAGCGCTGAGCAAGACTACGAGGGGCTTATCATGACGGGGCCAGCTCTGGGTGTTCCCACCCCACCCCCTTCGTGGCAGGTACTCCTTTTGCGAGTCTTTAGTGCCCTGACACCAGGCTTGAAAGCGCTTGAGCTTGATGCCAACGCCATTTGTAGAGATCAAGCAGTCGTGGAGGCGTACGTTGCGGACCCGCTTGTGCATCATCAAAACATCCCCGCGCGGATGGTCGTGTCTTTATTTGACGAAGGTGCGAGCGTCATGTCCCGTGCACAAGACATCAGCCTCCCCGTGCTGTTACTTCATGGCGAAGCCGATCAACTGACATCCTCCGCTGCGTCTCAGGAATTTGTGGAGACACTCGGATCGAGTGATAAACAATGCACGATCTACGAGGGGATGTATCACGAGCTGTTTAACGAGCCAGAACAAGACGAAATTCTTAGTCGGTGCTGCGAGTGGATCTCCAAACACCTGACGAAAGGTCAGCCATAA
- a CDS encoding DUF6279 family lipoprotein, translating into MLLLRGPRCRLLIFSLVCTLTLASCSANRLLYNRADTFIRWAADDYVTLTRDQQAAFDSRLDEFLRWHRSEELPHYRDFIVNALATLEEGVTLEEAVVISEEIDLAADRFQARFIELLLATGEDLSDEQIQAFLDVLDESQAKYAEDRLVRNEETYYADSAKTMTDLVKRLMGRLNTAQKGDISLRSKQLMRLDRLWHDDRARWGSELRRLLETKSPGWQDEVRKLGETRSEARIPDYVAGIEHNGEVILSLLVDVINSRTDRQDRRMRRFLKGLIDDIDALTSASVAERLVVEQG; encoded by the coding sequence ATGCTTTTGCTTAGAGGGCCGCGCTGTCGCTTACTGATATTTTCGCTCGTTTGCACACTTACCCTTGCGAGCTGCTCTGCAAACCGCCTGCTGTATAACCGCGCTGATACCTTTATTCGCTGGGCGGCGGATGATTACGTCACACTAACACGAGACCAACAAGCAGCGTTTGATTCGCGGCTCGATGAGTTCTTGCGTTGGCATCGCAGTGAAGAGCTACCGCACTATCGCGATTTTATTGTTAACGCATTGGCAACGCTTGAAGAGGGCGTAACGCTTGAGGAGGCGGTCGTCATTTCAGAGGAAATAGACTTGGCGGCGGATCGCTTTCAAGCGCGGTTTATTGAGTTATTGCTCGCGACTGGCGAGGACCTCTCGGATGAGCAGATACAAGCATTTTTAGACGTGCTTGATGAGAGTCAAGCCAAGTATGCCGAGGACCGATTGGTCAGGAACGAGGAGACCTATTACGCGGACTCAGCTAAGACAATGACGGATTTGGTTAAGCGCTTGATGGGGCGGTTAAACACAGCGCAGAAGGGAGATATAAGCCTGCGAAGCAAGCAGCTTATGCGTCTTGACCGTCTTTGGCACGACGACCGTGCACGCTGGGGCAGCGAATTGAGGCGGTTACTCGAAACGAAAAGTCCTGGCTGGCAGGATGAAGTGCGAAAGCTCGGAGAGACACGGTCTGAGGCGCGAATTCCTGACTACGTGGCGGGGATCGAGCACAACGGAGAAGTCATACTGTCACTGCTGGTCGACGTCATTAATTCGCGCACAGATCGGCAAGACCGCCGGATGCGACGGTTTTTAAAAGGCCTTATCGATGATATTGATGCGCTAACAAGCGCGTCGGTTGCCGAGCGCTTAGTCGTCGAGCAGGGATAG
- a CDS encoding branched-chain amino acid transaminase: protein MDLSKLTGSIWLDGELVPWEEAKVHVLTHTFHYGLGVFEGVRAYATQDQGTCIFRLKEHTDRLFRSAKILQMDMPFDKATLNEAQREVVRVNNLDEAYLRPMCFLGSEGMGLRADNLKTHVMIAAWSWPSYMDPEARDRGIRVRTSSYTRHHVNITMCKAKANGNYINSILALREALDAGCEEALMLDNEGYVAEGSGENVFVVRDGKIYTPELTSCLEGITRDSIFRIAADLGYEIKERRITRDEFYVADEAFFTGTAAEVVPIRELDGRAIGTGSRGPLTQKLQAIYFDTVRGQETQYGDWLTAVSE, encoded by the coding sequence ATGGATCTGTCTAAGCTGACTGGATCAATTTGGTTGGACGGCGAGCTTGTGCCTTGGGAAGAGGCGAAAGTTCATGTGCTCACACACACGTTTCACTACGGGTTAGGTGTTTTTGAGGGTGTTCGAGCCTATGCAACGCAAGACCAGGGCACGTGTATTTTTCGACTAAAAGAGCACACCGATCGCCTGTTCCGCTCGGCGAAAATTTTGCAAATGGATATGCCCTTTGACAAAGCAACGCTTAATGAAGCGCAGCGCGAAGTTGTCAGGGTGAATAATCTCGATGAAGCCTATCTTAGGCCTATGTGTTTTCTGGGCTCTGAGGGGATGGGGCTGCGAGCGGACAATCTAAAGACGCACGTGATGATTGCCGCCTGGTCATGGCCCTCTTACATGGACCCCGAGGCGAGAGACCGCGGCATTCGGGTAAGGACGTCGAGTTACACGCGGCATCACGTCAACATCACGATGTGTAAAGCCAAGGCCAACGGCAATTACATCAATTCGATTCTTGCGCTGCGAGAGGCGCTCGACGCCGGCTGCGAAGAAGCCTTGATGCTTGATAACGAAGGATATGTCGCTGAGGGAAGCGGAGAGAATGTCTTCGTAGTGCGAGATGGAAAAATCTATACGCCTGAACTGACGTCGTGCCTCGAGGGGATTACACGAGACAGCATTTTCCGCATTGCGGCTGATTTGGGGTACGAAATTAAGGAGCGTCGCATTACGCGCGATGAGTTTTACGTCGCTGATGAGGCTTTCTTTACCGGTACGGCCGCCGAAGTCGTTCCGATCCGCGAGTTAGACGGTCGAGCAATTGGCACAGGCTCCCGTGGCCCACTGACACAAAAGCTACAAGCAATTTACTTTGATACGGTTCGTGGTCAAGAGACGCAATATGGTGACTGGCTGACTGCCGTAAGCGAATAA
- the glnE gene encoding bifunctional [glutamate--ammonia ligase]-adenylyl-L-tyrosine phosphorylase/[glutamate--ammonia-ligase] adenylyltransferase yields the protein MSGQDQLELFANRLGNERYQRLVLSLDGCAAEGATNRLLRGSEFFRTLAERQIDWLEHEADFSQPSIDTLLAATLADNLKSQDEASVIKALRVLRQRAMLHTVWRSFTSPNGLDETLDSMTKLADFVIRCAVDYAEHAVSKRYGHAVGDDTGAPQKLIVVGMGKLGGRELNLSSDIDIMFIYDETGSTQGGRTSTSNQEYFTRIAQLVIRLIDAVTVDGRVFRVDTRLRPFGDSGALVASYGSLENYYQQHGRDWERYALLKSRCITGPSEQAAPFQRLASQFVYRRYTDFGVIDGLRTMKALIDAERITKGLVNDVKRGPGGIREAEFIVQSHQLVRGGRIPSVQKVSFKESVAALSSEECIPSDVAECLRVNYRYLRQLEHGIQALRDEQTHTLPSRPQDQGALCELLDYEDWQTLATATEASRRAIAVEFEALLRDSSEQADLILGLDSETPTLDTTAVRALSLRSEGVVLDVLETFIAESRFRIMDTEATHRLQKVLPLLVKEADQHAQPADALTRILSIVTVIFKRSAYLSLLAENPQARERFVGLVARSPSIAAKLREAPELLDELLFPKRLFTVPSKEDIREQLDALTTYVDPDDLEAVMQHLRRLKDAITFRVAVSELEGSIPLMKVSDNLSFLAEVIVERAVAVAYRDLVKKYGEPANGAAFCVLAYGKLGGIELSYESDLDLVFIASGEEGVTTGAKAVDHQRFFTRLAQRVIHILSTNMMGGRLYEVDLRLRPNGDSGLLVTSLPALKKYLETDAWTWEHQALVRARVIAGGPTLVDAVEALRVTVLSQRRDNSSLVHDVTSMRQKMRDHQGDVGSKSKRTDLKYARGGIVDIEFVVQYLVLNHAATRPEICRWSDVIRIVDELEVAGILSEDNANSLRDAYLQLRAATHRIAMSYDTQDDLAQAVESMARAKAACADLLPNL from the coding sequence ATGTCAGGGCAAGACCAGCTAGAACTGTTTGCTAACCGACTGGGCAATGAGCGTTATCAACGTCTCGTTTTATCGCTTGATGGTTGCGCAGCAGAGGGCGCGACAAATCGCCTTCTAAGGGGTAGCGAATTTTTCCGCACCCTTGCTGAACGTCAGATTGACTGGTTAGAGCATGAGGCCGATTTTAGTCAGCCCTCGATCGATACACTGCTAGCGGCCACCCTTGCTGACAATCTCAAGAGCCAGGATGAAGCGAGCGTCATTAAAGCCCTTCGCGTACTTCGGCAAAGGGCAATGCTGCATACCGTGTGGCGAAGTTTTACGAGTCCAAACGGTCTTGACGAGACACTCGACTCAATGACCAAGCTTGCAGATTTTGTCATTCGCTGCGCAGTCGATTACGCGGAGCACGCAGTGAGTAAACGCTACGGGCATGCGGTGGGAGACGATACAGGTGCACCCCAAAAACTGATCGTCGTTGGTATGGGGAAGCTTGGCGGCCGCGAGCTCAATCTATCGTCCGATATCGACATTATGTTTATTTATGACGAGACGGGGTCGACACAGGGAGGCCGCACAAGCACGAGTAATCAGGAGTATTTCACCCGGATTGCTCAGCTTGTCATTCGGCTCATTGACGCGGTGACTGTCGATGGGCGCGTGTTCCGAGTCGATACGCGGTTGAGGCCGTTTGGCGACAGCGGTGCACTGGTGGCGAGCTACGGGTCGCTCGAAAATTATTATCAGCAACACGGTCGCGACTGGGAGCGTTATGCCCTGTTAAAGTCCCGTTGTATCACGGGTCCTTCGGAGCAGGCGGCGCCTTTTCAGCGTTTGGCAAGCCAGTTCGTCTATCGGCGCTACACTGACTTTGGCGTGATTGATGGTCTTCGTACGATGAAGGCACTGATCGATGCCGAGCGCATCACAAAGGGACTGGTCAATGACGTAAAACGCGGCCCTGGCGGGATCCGAGAGGCTGAGTTCATCGTTCAATCGCATCAGCTGGTGCGCGGTGGCCGAATCCCCAGTGTTCAAAAAGTAAGCTTCAAGGAGTCAGTTGCGGCGCTTTCGAGCGAAGAATGTATACCCTCAGACGTCGCCGAGTGCTTACGGGTGAATTACCGTTATCTGCGGCAGCTTGAGCACGGGATTCAGGCGCTGAGAGATGAGCAAACGCACACCTTGCCCTCTAGACCACAGGATCAAGGCGCACTCTGCGAGCTTCTCGATTATGAGGATTGGCAGACACTGGCGACAGCCACTGAAGCGAGTCGACGAGCCATCGCGGTTGAGTTTGAAGCGCTACTTCGTGACTCAAGTGAACAGGCTGATCTCATTTTAGGCCTGGACTCCGAGACACCCACCTTAGATACAACGGCTGTCAGGGCGTTATCGCTGAGATCAGAAGGGGTGGTCCTTGATGTACTAGAGACGTTTATCGCTGAATCGCGCTTTCGAATTATGGACACGGAGGCTACGCACCGCCTGCAAAAGGTCCTCCCTCTCTTGGTCAAGGAGGCAGATCAACACGCTCAACCAGCCGATGCGCTGACGCGTATTCTCTCCATTGTTACGGTCATCTTTAAGCGAAGTGCCTACCTGTCATTGTTGGCAGAAAACCCCCAAGCGCGAGAGCGATTCGTCGGCCTAGTGGCGCGAAGTCCGTCAATTGCAGCCAAACTCCGTGAAGCGCCCGAGCTTTTGGACGAGCTACTATTCCCTAAGCGGTTATTCACAGTGCCGAGCAAGGAAGATATTCGTGAACAATTGGACGCGCTGACGACGTATGTCGATCCTGATGACCTAGAGGCTGTGATGCAGCACCTGCGCCGCCTAAAGGATGCAATCACCTTTCGAGTCGCTGTTAGTGAGCTTGAGGGTTCGATTCCCCTCATGAAGGTCAGTGATAATCTAAGTTTTCTTGCAGAGGTCATTGTAGAGCGCGCGGTAGCCGTGGCTTACCGCGATCTTGTCAAAAAATACGGCGAACCGGCTAACGGTGCAGCGTTTTGTGTCCTCGCTTACGGCAAGTTAGGCGGAATTGAGCTGAGCTATGAGTCGGATCTTGACCTTGTCTTTATTGCTTCAGGCGAAGAGGGTGTAACCACGGGTGCAAAGGCGGTCGATCATCAGCGTTTCTTCACTCGACTTGCGCAGCGTGTCATTCATATTTTGTCCACTAATATGATGGGCGGACGCTTGTACGAGGTCGATTTGCGACTTCGCCCCAATGGCGACTCTGGCTTATTGGTCACCTCGCTTCCTGCACTTAAAAAGTATTTAGAGACCGACGCCTGGACGTGGGAGCATCAAGCACTGGTTCGTGCGCGCGTCATTGCCGGCGGACCAACGCTGGTAGACGCGGTTGAAGCGCTTCGTGTGACGGTTCTTTCGCAACGACGTGACAACAGCTCGCTTGTGCACGATGTGACATCGATGCGACAAAAAATGCGCGATCACCAAGGGGATGTCGGGTCCAAGTCCAAGCGAACCGATCTGAAATACGCTCGGGGTGGTATTGTCGATATTGAATTTGTGGTCCAATACCTTGTGCTCAATCACGCTGCCACGCGCCCGGAAATCTGTCGCTGGTCAGATGTCATCCGTATTGTGGATGAACTCGAGGTTGCGGGTATTTTGAGCGAAGATAATGCTAATAGTTTGCGAGATGCTTATTTACAATTAAGAGCTGCAACGCATCGCATTGCCATGTCCTATGATACACAGGACGATCTCGCTCAGGCCGTCGAGTCAATGGCACGAGCGAAGGCTGCCTGCGCAGACTTGTTGCCGAATTTATAA
- the argA gene encoding amino-acid N-acetyltransferase: protein MSNTDTIDWFRNTAPYINTHRGTTVVVGLRAGAVSSENFINVVHDLALMHSLGMRLVIIHEHDALENAPLTHDAMSALLGAISLERSQIERMFSMGLPNSPLHNAKLRVISGNFVTARPAGVLQGIDHGALGIVRQVDVAGVTHALDGAAICLLSTIGHSAAGDVFAVNALELMRVVSRSLSAEKLIVMSAHEGVTTADGDLARQLTVDAARGCIASAPAGMDENIRLACDACDAGVQRVHLVSYSCDGGLIKELYTHDGAGTLVSSDEYEQIVTAQNHDLAGILELIRPLQQEGILADRPNEQIAKDLECFTVITKDSRVIACAALHPNMTDAIGEIACVATHPDYRESGHGERLIEKLVENARELDLKQVYVRTTQTGHWFRELGFKPIDGDALPPAEQAKSSRDRNSNTLIRATQ, encoded by the coding sequence ATGAGTAATACAGACACCATTGATTGGTTCCGAAATACCGCGCCCTATATCAATACGCACCGAGGTACAACGGTGGTTGTTGGACTCAGGGCTGGTGCGGTTTCCAGTGAAAACTTCATCAACGTTGTACACGACCTTGCACTGATGCATTCGCTTGGCATGCGACTGGTGATCATTCACGAACACGACGCGCTCGAGAATGCACCCTTAACGCATGACGCCATGAGCGCTTTGCTCGGTGCCATTTCGCTAGAGCGCAGCCAAATAGAGCGCATGTTCTCGATGGGTCTGCCTAATTCACCTCTGCACAACGCGAAGCTACGTGTCATCAGCGGCAATTTCGTAACCGCTCGCCCCGCAGGTGTATTGCAGGGCATCGATCACGGCGCGCTGGGCATTGTCCGGCAGGTTGATGTCGCAGGCGTTACACATGCACTCGACGGCGCCGCCATTTGCTTGCTCTCTACAATCGGCCACTCCGCCGCAGGTGACGTATTCGCTGTTAATGCACTCGAGCTTATGCGAGTGGTCAGTCGAAGCCTCTCCGCCGAAAAGCTAATTGTCATGTCTGCGCACGAGGGCGTTACAACGGCCGATGGCGATTTAGCGCGACAGCTTACCGTGGATGCCGCGCGCGGATGCATCGCTTCAGCACCGGCAGGTATGGATGAGAACATCAGGCTAGCCTGTGATGCCTGTGATGCGGGTGTTCAAAGGGTTCATCTTGTCAGTTACAGCTGTGACGGTGGCTTAATCAAGGAGCTTTATACGCATGACGGTGCGGGTACGCTGGTTTCCTCTGATGAGTACGAACAAATAGTTACCGCGCAAAACCATGACTTAGCGGGCATTCTTGAGCTTATAAGGCCGCTACAGCAAGAGGGGATTCTCGCTGACCGCCCCAACGAGCAAATTGCAAAAGACCTTGAGTGCTTCACCGTCATTACAAAGGACAGTCGCGTTATCGCCTGCGCGGCGCTTCATCCAAATATGACGGATGCGATCGGTGAGATTGCCTGTGTCGCAACCCATCCCGATTACCGGGAGTCAGGGCACGGTGAACGCCTTATTGAAAAACTCGTCGAAAATGCACGCGAACTGGACCTCAAGCAGGTGTATGTGCGTACTACTCAAACGGGACACTGGTTCCGGGAGTTAGGCTTTAAACCCATCGACGGGGATGCACTGCCGCCCGCCGAGCAAGCGAAATCGTCCAGAGACCGAAATTCGAATACGCTGATACGCGCGACTCAATAG
- a CDS encoding class I SAM-dependent methyltransferase, producing the protein MLTVDFDYFDLKSGHVLVDLGCGEGRHSLTAHRAEGVTVLGFDLAYTDLQTAQSRIADMAPYHPAGDVHFIQANGMTLPLADNSVDRLVCSEVLEHIPNYISFIEEIDRVLKPDGKLCVTVPRAWPEKICWLLSKDYPKTPGGHIRIFNATHLQREIERYGFEGVRRHGAHALHAPYWWLKCLFWHAEQEPWLLRAYHQFLVWDLMKRPLLTRLLDAVMNPWMGKSVALYFDRQQVDMLAAENSDVR; encoded by the coding sequence ATGTTAACCGTCGATTTCGATTACTTTGACCTGAAGAGCGGCCATGTCCTTGTGGACCTTGGTTGCGGTGAGGGTAGGCACTCACTTACCGCTCATAGAGCAGAGGGTGTGACGGTCCTAGGTTTCGATCTCGCTTATACGGACTTGCAAACGGCGCAATCGCGTATCGCTGATATGGCGCCCTACCACCCTGCGGGCGACGTACATTTTATCCAGGCTAACGGGATGACACTTCCTCTTGCGGATAACTCGGTTGACCGGCTTGTTTGTTCCGAGGTTTTGGAGCACATCCCTAATTACATCAGCTTCATCGAAGAGATTGACCGCGTGCTGAAACCCGACGGGAAGTTGTGTGTCACAGTGCCACGGGCTTGGCCTGAGAAAATCTGTTGGCTCCTCAGTAAGGACTACCCTAAAACCCCCGGCGGTCACATACGTATCTTCAATGCCACGCACCTTCAGCGTGAAATCGAGCGCTATGGGTTTGAAGGCGTTCGGCGGCACGGCGCTCATGCGCTGCACGCGCCTTACTGGTGGTTGAAGTGTTTGTTTTGGCATGCAGAACAGGAGCCGTGGTTGCTGCGGGCTTATCATCAATTCCTCGTTTGGGATTTAATGAAGCGACCGTTGCTTACTCGGCTGCTCGACGCGGTTATGAACCCGTGGATGGGTAAGAGTGTTGCGCTTTACTTCGATCGACAACAGGTTGATATGTTGGCGGCCGAAAACTCGGATGTGAGGTAG